The region GCTGGCTGAGGGCTCGTTCAGGGCGCCGCGTTCCTGCAGGAAAGATGTCGGCTGCGTGGCTGCAGAGTGATCGTGTTTTTCTCAGAGAGGAAAGACGACGCACAGACATTTCATATGAcgagagaaaatacaaaacaacacgTTAGATCAACGTTGATGATTAAAGTCAGGGCTCATAAGAATTAAAGGAGACGTCAGTGGTTCTTTCCTCCGAGCGTTTAACACATTGTGTGTTTCGGGTTGTCTGTCCGTCCCTTGTGAACACGATTCATCGAAAACACTGAGAGGACATGTCTTCAGatttggtgcaaacattcagttggactgaagaatgaactgattcgattttaaCGGTCAAAAGTCGCTATGATGTCAAAAAGCACAAAGGTCAACGACGTCTCTGTGACCCTTCCAAACACGTTTTTGGTCTTGTGAAAATCTCAGGATCAGCTCGAGGGATTGTTTGGCCTCTCGAACTTGACATCTCAAGTCTGACCTTCGGGGAAATTCTTAAAATATTGACCAGGTCCCTGTGACCTCCGTACGAGgcttggaggaaaaaaatgtgtctgtagAATGAAATGGCAGTGGCTGCTGGGAGACGTAAAACCACAGGGCTGTAGGAAAAGTTCTGAATAGTCCGGCTGATACTTGCGTTGGACTCATATTAGAGAGACTAAcagagttgtttttcttttgctgctCATTAAACTATAATATAGATCGAACCAGTGTGAGACCAGTTTCATATGAATGGTAAAATCGTCTCAGACTTCGTTCCTCTGCACCAACGACTGAATATAAAGTTCTGCACACATGCTGCAGCTCAAACACTTCATGAGCTTCTGTGGACACATCTGAATAAATGAGCGAACAGAACACTTGCTCCCCGTCTGTACTTGAGAGTCATATATTCAGCTCACTCTGCAACTGCTGACTTTTATGGGTCATGTGTTTACTGTTGCGCAAAGTCAAGACTCTGTCATAGAAAGCAAATagcaaaggaaaaagaaatgttatttgCATGAAACCGTAGATCTGCGTAATGAGAGAGTGAGCACATACGAGAAAAGCCTCTGGACAAAAGGACGAGAGGAGACGACTGACagtctcttcttttctttattcctATTTATAGGCTGCGCCTCGTTTAAGATTAGAGTCAAAAACAACCAtttgctgccctctagtggagaAAGAGCATTGTAGCTGTTGCTGTGGttcaaaaataaagcaaatatatatttatattttaagtgttttgtgtATCTGCTACAAAATCTGTATATTTAACTTTGATGAAGAATAATGTGAACCGTGTGTTGTTGTACTGCACATGAATTACTGTGCATCACAGGAGTCAAACTTTAACCACTGGACCATGAAGTCACATTCAGGTATCGGCCTCTTAACGCTCATGAGACGTCAATGGAAAATGAAACTACAAGGTTTGTGCACAAGTAACTAGAGGGGAaggtttaaaatgtatttcattaaaGAATTTAATTGGAGTTACCATTTATCCTTGTCACCTTGGCAACAGTATCATTTCATCAGTGGTGACTGGAACACTGTTCTCGCTCACCTCATCATTACTTTCACTTAATCAATGTTTTAAAGGCTCCTGGTGTAACTGAAGTTTTATTTGTCTTGTGGACCACCGAGGAtttctttcttcactttcttcatcattgtgaaacaaagtgtttttaGACGTTTGCAGtgatttctcaggaaataattcattgatctagATGAAGAAAATCAGGATCAATTTAAGGGACTGATCTGTGAGTGTCATTAAACAGTCACATTTAATGTAGTGTGAGTGttaggccttggtggaggtgtgcgCTCTACTTTTAGTGTTAGACAATTTGCAAACTGAGCATAgacataaataaagtaaaaaagttgAACTGCAAACCTACACCATCATTCCAGACAAATTAAACAGAGTAGTCTTCAGCCAAACCTTCCTCTGTAGTTTGGTACATTTCCTTCACAGTATCCTCTGAGCAAGTAGCTCTGGAAGTAATAAAAATCCACTTCAATAAAGGGATTGACTGTTATgacacgtttaaaaaaaaaaaaagaaaaaaaaaaagagtggtcTGAACCTCGGAACATGAGCTCAACTAAACGCTACAAATCAAAAGAAGTCACTGACTCATGGAGACATGGCAGCGCACCAGAAACCTGTTCCTGTTTCATATTAACAGTCATTCTTCCAATCTTTCACACTGGGTTTAGATTTAAACATATGATGCTGTTTCTTTCCcgctgcaaagttaaaaagcccaaagaaaacactgctgctgaacAGTTCGGAGACACACTCaggaaacaacaaagaaatgtgagaTGATACttaaaaaatactgtattttgGGTCAGACACTCTTACAGAACATCCCACTGACATTTCCTTTCTGTTACCAACAAACAGAAACCACGAGCAGAACAGTTCAACCGTTCTTCTGCAGCTGTTGTCTTCAACagtccagtaaaaaaaaaaaaatacaaactgatGGACACTTTATGCTACAACACCTCATGGCATGTCCTGGAGTAAAAGCCCTTACTGCTGATtatgacatttgaaaacatcatgatggagaaataaatcctgcagcagagaaacgATAGTATTTACAACCTCCTCAATTGTCTGGATCTTTGGTCCTCGCTCGTCAGTGGTTGTATCCATTCTAAAATGATTCAACACGTGAGTCAGCTGAAGGAAACAAGTGAGTGCAACAGTTTTGGTTTCAGCAAGTGAGAATCACAATAATTAAATTGAACTGAAACTGTGGAAGCAGAAACTAGTGTTGTCACTGCTACAGCTGCATGTGTCTATTAACGTTTGTGCATCTGCTGCGTTGTCAACacagtttcatgtgtttcatcgAGATCTCGTTTTAAAAAACAGGAACAGAAACGTAAACAAATATTGTGGAAAAATCAAATTTGACTCAATTCAACAACGAGTAAAACATGAATTCTGCTATGATCTATTTTCTTTACCTCAAATAAAGATGGTTTCACGTGTTTATCTGAAGATTTAACAGTTTTGCCTGATTGTGACTGAATAATCAAAACCCTGTTAAACCAGCGAGTGACGCCCCCTACATGTTAATATCACTACTTCACATTATAGAATAATTCAAGAGGAGACTATGATATAAGATCGTACACAATCATTCTaatggaaatatatattttgtatttagatTTGTTCTTAAAAGATAAAGGTTTAACTTGTTATTACTTTATGGACAAAACTAAAACCAAAGTCTCTTTCCAACTATTTTCCTAAAGGAAGAGGGAAGAACGTTAAAGCTGCATTAATCAATACTTTTGACATTAACTGTGGATCAAATGAGTTTTGATAAAAATGATTTCACTCCaattttaaagcatcaaaccAGTAATTTAATAATAACACTTACACATCcatcaatgtgataagaactaccaaaaatgataataataactttattttacgacctatactgcagccagtcaccagggggcgatctagCTGCTTTGGCTTCATTGTCATGTCGACCATCGTTATCTGGTCGATGGTTCACAGGTTTACGGAGAGCTGGGTGTCCCCTACTAGATTTATGTAGCGTTGATtcattgttcatgtttttgtaaGTATTCTGTAAATATATTTCATCTTTAAGAGCGACgtcataaaatattaaaaacacttgCTGTACCCACGGCTGCTCGTGTGTACCTAACAAACTGGTAACTAATTTAAATGCAGGTATGAAAATGAGATGCAGACATACCACGATCATGTCAATGTAATGGGACCTGAGTACTGTCACAGAGCAGTTGTAAGCATGTGTGCCCACAGAGGAACCTAACTATGAGTAAAGTTATGACAGGAAAACTTGACCCTTCCCTCAGGCTGTTACGTTGGATCAGTGCAGAGCTCTCGTGCATATTTTCTGCTCTCAGTCCAGACGACTCCGCAGACTGCAGGCGTGCTGTGACACAAGAGGAGTCCAAATGTGGACACGGTCAGATAAAATAAGAGTTGCTTAACTTAACTCCTTGGCCCTGAGCGGAGCAGCGAGGGCTAAATATAAAACGCTGCGGTTTCTCGTGTCTCGCCTCCGAAGTTGTTCACAGTTCCCTCACCACGCCGTGACGCTATGGTTACTCTCCACTGAGCCCAGAAACCTCGAGAAAGAGGAAGCTCAACATGGGACGGGAGGCTGAACGAACACAGCAGTGTAGCATTAACTAAAAATACTTGGATTACTGTCTAAGGTACCGATCGGTGTACAATGTCACAACATCGTCCTTTACCTCTGACACCTCTCACATCTAAAAACTGTCATCTCTACAGAAATggacataatataatatagaatTCCTCTTTACAAATGCTTTTAAGTGTCTGTGGAAAACTTGTAAAAAGGCGACAGGCCTCAAACAGTCACATCAGTCCACTTTCCCTTTCTTCTCTGTAAAGAACTTTGTCTCTTTCCTGGGGTTTGGAGCCATGGCAGCGTCCCAGCGGGCTTCATTTAGAGTCTGGAGCCAAAGAGCAACACATCCTCGTGGATCCGCAGCCAAATCACAGGCCTGAGACTCTGCCTGCTCTCAGCAGGTCTGTGGGGACTCGAGGAAGGAGGTGTCCTCTTCTGCCTTGTCAGTACTTATTAATCCCAAAGATCCTCACGCCGTGGAGCTGCGGCAGCTTAGGGATGAGGACAGTGAGCAAGGAAACTGTGTTGACCACAAAATGGATCCGGTCGTATTTGGTGTAGAAGCTGGTTAGAATATACCTGGATGGGATGAATCAAAAGAAGAGGAAGTTACAGAGCGAACCTCTGAAAAAGACTAATTGTAATACGGAGGGGGTTCTACAAGGGAAATTAGATTGTGTTTGTAACTTTCACAAGATAATAACTGGTGAGGTACTTCTACTTGTATTTTGaacattcacaaatgttcaTAAAGGCAGTTCCCTgcacaaaccaaaacaacaagctGGGGACAGGATTTGTGTGAGTTTAGAATGAGGAGCTGCACATCCTGCTCTCTGCTGAACTAGGGaggaaataaaaggaaagatCCCAAAggaatctttgtttttttccatctggAGCCTTGAGACTGACCACTTGTCTCTTCCTGCTGGAAACAGCTGTGAAACAAAATGTCTAAGAGtcgaggggagggggagagaaagaaagagtacACCTGCAAAACTGCTATCACCACAATGTTCGGTCTGAGCTGGCAAATCAGCAGCAGGGAGCCCGAGTGCTTCCTGTAAGCTGAACTCTGCAGGTTAATGAGAACAGAGCGGACACAgcgagagctgctgctgcaaatgcCGAGCCCCTGACCCAGCAGAGGGTGGTTGATAATAACAGAGCAGACGAGATGTAGATCAATAAACTCAAATGTAGAGCTAACAGGAGGACATGGTGTTCAGAGATGAAACCTAAAATTCAAggtgaagaaaaataaaggtgACTGGACTTACAGGACAATGGGCGTGATGGTGAGGAACTTGCGCGACGCGGTGAACTGTATGCCGTAGTCCATCTGCTCCCAGTGCGTGAGGAGGCGAGCCTTGCCCTGATCGGGGGTCTCGAAGGGCGTCCCTTTGACCGTGTGCAGTAGCAGATACATGCACTGCAACAGGGAAGGGACACAAGAGACGGTCAGGGACGGAAAGAAGAGGCTGCAAATACACTGATGAATGACTAATACCACTTGTTGTTTCAGGAGCAGAATCATTCAGGAAGAGAAAAGTGGTTAAAGGTTTGGTCGTGTCAGGAAGCAAAGTGATCTCTGTCTCCGAAAGCAACCATGATGTGTTTAAAACTGAAACGTGCTGGTGTGGGTGTAGCCTCAGAGCCAAACAGAGAGTTCTGAATAATCAAAGTTTATGAAACCGGACTGAGTCATTCCTGAACtctggaaatgtaaaaaaaaaatgaaggaaacattACTGACAAGTAAACTTTTCTTAGAGCAGTGACACAGAGATTTGTTACCAACCAACTCCACTGTAAAGTTTCTTTCAGTCACCAAATCCCAAAACTCTTTCACTGAGCCAGCCCTGCTCTGTGTTTCCTTCACTGACCGGACATGTTCAGGAAACGTTGAAGCGAACCGTGGTgggggtgcatgtgtgtgtgtgtgtgtgtgtgtgtgtgtgtgtgttttctgctccaCTGACCAGATTGTGGATGAGATTGGTGAGAGTCCAGACCACGGGT is a window of Paralichthys olivaceus isolate ysfri-2021 chromosome 21, ASM2471397v2, whole genome shotgun sequence DNA encoding:
- the ormdl3 gene encoding ORM1-like protein 3, with translation MNVGTAHSEVNPNTRVMNSRGMWLSYVLGIGLLHIILLSIPFASVPVVWTLTNLIHNLCMYLLLHTVKGTPFETPDQGKARLLTHWEQMDYGIQFTASRKFLTITPIVLYILTSFYTKYDRIHFVVNTVSLLTVLIPKLPQLHGVRIFGINKY